A genomic window from Pseudomonas argentinensis includes:
- the dnaE gene encoding DNA polymerase III subunit alpha, whose product MAVSFVHLRLHTEYSLVDGLVRVKPLVKAVAGAGMPAVAVTDMSNMCSLVKFYKAAMGAGIKPICGADIWLASAYEDGPLTRMTLLAMNPKGYRNLTELVSRGWSDGQSNDLVIIQRDWVKEASEGLIALSGAKEGEIGHALLDGEPAKAEALLQEWQAVFPERFYLEVQRTSRVNDEEHLHAAVALADRIGAPLVATNDVRFLKQSDFEAHETRVCIGEGRILDDPRRPRIYSDQQYLKSPQEMAELFSDLPDALQNTVEIAKRCNIEVQLGKYFLPDFPVPEGMTIDEYFRKVSFDGLEERLEVLLPKDTPDYDAKKQVYIDRLNFELDIIIQMGFPGYFLIVMDFIQWAKSNGVPVGPGRGSGAGSLVAYVQKITDLDPLAYDLLFERFLNPERVSMPDFDVDFCMDGRDRVIDYVAEKYGRNAVSQIITFGSMAAKAVVRDVARVQGKSYGLADRLSKMIPFEVGMTLEKAYEMEEPLRDFLKVDEEAAEIWEMSLKLEGIVRGTGKHAGGVVIAPTKLTDFAPIACDEEGAGLVTQFDKDDVEQAGLVKFDFLGLRTLTIIKWALETIHRDQRAAGVAEEDLVNVDFIPLDDKKTYDMLQRAETTAVFQLESRGMKELIKKLKPDCLEDMIALVALFRPGPLQSGMVDDFINRKHGRAELSYPHPDYQYAGLEPVLKPTYGIILYQEQVMQIAQVMGGYTLGQADMLRRAMGKKKPEEMAKQRGGFIEGCASNGIDADLAGNIFDLVEKFAGYGFNKSHSAAYGLVSYQTAWLKAHYPAPFMAAVLSADMHNTDKVVILIEECRSMKLRIDPPDVNASEFKFTVTRDAAGGERILYGLGAVKGVGEGPVEAIVEARQDGPFKDLFDFCSRVDLKRINKRTMEALIRSGALDRLGPHFHDEIKAYQANIDRNRAVLLAAMEEAVQAAEQTARSHDSGHMDLFGGVFASPEADVYANHRKARELSLKERLKGEKDTLGLYLTGHPIDEYESEVRRFARQRIVDLKPARDTQTIAGLIVNLRVMKNKKGDKMGFITLDDRSGRIEASLFADAFASNQALLQSDALVVVEGEVSNDDFSGGMRLRAKRVMSLEEARTGLAESLRVKVQAAALKGDRLRWLGELCQRHRGACPITLDYTGADAKALLQFGEQWRIDPADSLIQALRDQFGRENVFLQYR is encoded by the coding sequence ATGGCTGTTTCCTTCGTTCATCTTCGCCTGCACACCGAATATTCGCTGGTCGACGGCCTGGTTCGCGTCAAGCCGCTGGTCAAGGCCGTGGCCGGGGCCGGGATGCCCGCCGTCGCGGTCACCGACATGAGCAACATGTGCTCGTTGGTGAAGTTCTACAAAGCCGCCATGGGCGCCGGTATCAAACCGATCTGCGGGGCCGATATCTGGCTGGCCAGCGCCTACGAGGATGGCCCGCTGACCCGCATGACCCTGCTGGCGATGAACCCCAAGGGCTACCGCAACCTCACCGAGCTGGTCTCGCGCGGTTGGAGCGACGGGCAGAGCAACGACCTGGTGATCATCCAGCGCGACTGGGTGAAGGAGGCCAGTGAAGGGCTGATCGCCCTGTCCGGCGCCAAGGAAGGCGAGATCGGCCATGCGCTGCTCGATGGCGAGCCGGCCAAGGCCGAAGCGTTGCTGCAGGAATGGCAGGCGGTGTTTCCCGAGCGCTTCTATCTCGAGGTGCAGCGCACCAGCCGGGTCAACGACGAGGAGCACCTGCACGCCGCCGTTGCCCTGGCCGACAGGATCGGCGCGCCGCTGGTGGCCACCAACGACGTGCGCTTTCTCAAGCAGAGCGATTTCGAAGCCCATGAAACCCGCGTGTGCATCGGTGAAGGCCGCATCCTCGACGACCCGCGCCGTCCGCGTATCTACTCCGATCAGCAGTACCTGAAATCGCCGCAGGAAATGGCCGAGCTGTTCAGCGACCTGCCCGACGCCCTGCAGAATACCGTCGAGATCGCCAAGCGCTGCAACATCGAGGTGCAGCTGGGCAAGTACTTCCTGCCGGACTTCCCGGTGCCGGAAGGCATGACCATCGACGAGTACTTCCGCAAGGTCTCGTTCGACGGCCTGGAGGAGCGCCTGGAAGTCCTGCTGCCCAAGGACACGCCGGATTACGACGCCAAGAAGCAGGTGTACATCGACCGGCTGAATTTCGAGCTGGATATCATCATCCAGATGGGCTTCCCCGGTTACTTCCTGATCGTCATGGACTTCATCCAGTGGGCCAAGAGCAACGGTGTGCCGGTGGGCCCGGGCCGTGGTTCAGGGGCCGGTTCCCTGGTGGCCTACGTGCAGAAGATCACCGACCTCGATCCGCTGGCCTACGACCTGCTGTTCGAGCGCTTTCTCAACCCCGAGCGGGTATCGATGCCCGACTTCGACGTCGACTTCTGCATGGATGGCCGCGACCGGGTCATCGATTACGTGGCCGAGAAGTACGGGCGTAATGCGGTGAGCCAGATCATCACCTTCGGCTCCATGGCGGCCAAGGCGGTGGTCCGCGACGTGGCGCGGGTGCAGGGCAAGTCCTACGGGTTGGCGGATCGCCTGTCGAAGATGATCCCCTTCGAGGTCGGCATGACCCTGGAAAAGGCCTACGAGATGGAGGAGCCGCTGCGCGACTTCCTCAAGGTCGACGAAGAGGCGGCCGAGATCTGGGAGATGTCCCTCAAGCTCGAGGGCATCGTGCGCGGCACCGGCAAGCACGCCGGGGGCGTGGTGATCGCCCCGACCAAACTGACCGACTTCGCGCCGATCGCCTGTGACGAGGAGGGCGCCGGCCTGGTGACCCAGTTCGACAAGGACGACGTGGAGCAGGCCGGCCTGGTGAAGTTCGACTTCCTCGGCTTGCGCACCCTGACCATCATCAAGTGGGCGCTGGAAACCATCCATCGCGACCAGCGCGCGGCCGGCGTGGCCGAAGAGGATCTGGTCAACGTCGACTTCATCCCGCTGGACGACAAGAAAACCTACGACATGCTGCAGAGGGCCGAAACCACGGCGGTCTTCCAGCTCGAATCGCGCGGCATGAAGGAGCTGATCAAGAAGCTCAAGCCCGACTGCCTGGAAGACATGATCGCCCTGGTGGCGCTGTTTCGCCCCGGCCCGCTGCAGTCCGGCATGGTGGACGACTTCATCAACCGCAAGCACGGCCGTGCCGAGCTGTCCTACCCGCACCCGGATTACCAGTACGCGGGCCTGGAGCCGGTGCTCAAGCCGACTTACGGGATTATTCTCTATCAGGAACAGGTCATGCAGATCGCCCAGGTCATGGGCGGCTACACCCTCGGCCAGGCGGACATGCTGCGCCGCGCCATGGGCAAGAAAAAGCCCGAGGAAATGGCCAAGCAGCGTGGCGGCTTCATCGAGGGTTGTGCCAGTAACGGCATCGATGCCGATCTGGCGGGCAATATCTTCGACCTGGTGGAAAAGTTCGCGGGCTACGGCTTCAACAAGTCCCACTCCGCCGCCTATGGCCTGGTGTCCTACCAGACCGCCTGGCTGAAGGCGCATTACCCGGCGCCGTTCATGGCCGCGGTGCTGTCGGCGGATATGCACAACACCGACAAGGTGGTCATCCTCATCGAGGAATGCCGCAGCATGAAGCTGCGCATCGACCCGCCAGACGTGAACGCCTCGGAGTTCAAGTTCACCGTCACCCGAGACGCCGCCGGTGGCGAGCGCATCCTCTATGGCCTCGGCGCGGTCAAGGGCGTGGGCGAGGGCCCGGTGGAGGCCATCGTCGAGGCTCGCCAGGACGGCCCGTTCAAGGACCTGTTCGACTTCTGCTCGCGCGTCGACCTCAAGCGCATCAACAAGCGCACCATGGAGGCACTGATCCGCAGCGGTGCGCTGGACCGTCTGGGCCCGCACTTCCATGACGAGATCAAGGCCTACCAGGCCAACATCGACCGCAACCGTGCCGTGCTGCTGGCGGCGATGGAAGAGGCGGTGCAGGCTGCCGAGCAGACCGCGCGCAGCCACGACAGCGGCCATATGGACCTGTTCGGCGGCGTGTTCGCCAGCCCCGAGGCGGATGTCTACGCCAACCATCGCAAGGCCCGCGAGTTGTCCCTCAAGGAACGCCTCAAGGGCGAGAAGGACACCCTGGGCCTGTACCTGACCGGTCACCCGATCGACGAGTACGAAAGCGAGGTGCGACGGTTCGCCCGTCAGCGCATCGTCGACCTCAAGCCGGCCCGCGACACCCAGACCATCGCCGGCCTGATCGTCAACCTGCGGGTGATGAAGAACAAGAAGGGCGACAAGATGGGCTTCATCACCCTGGACGACCGCTCCGGGCGTATCGAAGCCTCGCTGTTCGCCGATGCCTTCGCCAGCAACCAGGCGTTGTTGCAGAGCGATGCCCTGGTGGTGGTGGAGGGCGAGGTCAGCAACGATGACTTCTCCGGTGGCATGCGCCTGCGCGCCAAGCGGGTGATGAGCCTGGAGGAGGCACGTACCGGCCTGGCCGAAAGCCTGCGGGTCAAGGTGCAGGCGGCGGCGCTCAAGGGCGACCGGCTACGCTGGCTGGGCGAGTTGTGCCAGCGCCACCGCGGCGCCTGCCCGATCACCCTGGACTACACCGGCGCCGATGCCAAGGCCCTGCTGCAGTTTGGCGAGCAGTGGCGAATCGACCCGGCCGACAGCTTGATTCAAGCTTTGCGTGACCAGTTCGGGCGAGAAAACGTCTTCCTGCAATACCGCTAG
- the accA gene encoding acetyl-CoA carboxylase carboxyl transferase subunit alpha has translation MNPNYLDFEQPIADLQAKIEELRLVGNDNSLNIGDEIARLQDKSSTLTESIFSNLTSWQIARLARHPQRPYTLDYLQHIFTEFDELHGDRHFSDDAAIVGGVARLNGQPAMVIGHQKGREVREKVRRNFGMPRPEGYRKACRLMEMAERFKMPILTFIDTPGAYPGIDAEERGQSEAIAWNLRVMARLKTPIISTVIGEGGSGGALAIGVCDNLNMLEYSTYAVISPEGCASILWKTAEKAPEAAEAMGITAERLKGLGIVDKVIAEPLGGAHRDPGAAAESIRQTLVAQLEDLRKLDTDALLARRYERLMSYGIA, from the coding sequence ATGAACCCGAATTATCTCGATTTCGAACAGCCGATTGCCGACCTGCAAGCCAAGATCGAAGAGCTTCGTCTGGTTGGTAACGACAACTCCCTGAACATCGGCGACGAAATCGCCCGCCTGCAGGACAAGAGCAGCACGCTCACCGAGAGCATCTTCAGCAACCTGACCAGTTGGCAGATCGCTCGCCTCGCGCGTCATCCGCAGCGTCCGTACACCCTGGATTACCTGCAGCACATCTTCACCGAGTTCGACGAGCTGCATGGCGACCGCCATTTCTCCGACGACGCGGCCATCGTGGGCGGCGTCGCGCGGCTCAACGGCCAGCCGGCGATGGTCATCGGCCATCAGAAGGGCCGTGAAGTGCGTGAGAAGGTGCGCCGCAACTTCGGCATGCCGCGCCCGGAAGGCTACCGCAAGGCCTGCCGCCTGATGGAAATGGCCGAACGCTTCAAGATGCCGATCCTGACCTTTATCGACACGCCGGGTGCCTACCCGGGTATCGACGCCGAAGAGCGCGGGCAGAGCGAGGCGATCGCCTGGAACCTGCGGGTCATGGCGCGCCTGAAGACGCCGATCATCTCCACCGTGATCGGCGAGGGTGGTTCCGGCGGCGCCCTGGCCATTGGCGTGTGCGACAACCTCAACATGCTCGAGTACTCGACCTATGCGGTGATCTCGCCGGAAGGTTGCGCCTCGATCCTGTGGAAGACCGCCGAGAAGGCGCCGGAAGCCGCCGAAGCCATGGGCATCACCGCCGAGCGCCTGAAAGGCCTGGGCATCGTCGACAAGGTGATCGCCGAGCCACTGGGCGGCGCACACCGCGATCCGGGCGCTGCCGCCGAATCGATCCGGCAGACCCTGGTCGCTCAGCTCGAGGACCTGCGCAAGCTCGACACCGACGCGCTGCTCGCCCGTCGTTACGAGCGCCTGATGAGCTATGGCATCGCCTGA
- the tilS gene encoding tRNA lysidine(34) synthetase TilS — protein sequence MSLESAVLARLAAWRDAPLWRVAYSGGLDSSVLLHLLARAARHHRLPPIRAVHVHHGLQTVADAWPAHCQRFCDELGVALDVQYVRVAPGASQERAAREARYAAFGALMVPGEALLLAQHQNDQAETLLYRLLRGAGVRGLTAMAHSRRLGPGHAVRPLLDVPRKALEAYAADHGLGWVEDPSNSDSGFARNFLRREILPRLADHWPGASAVLARAAAHQAEAQGLLQELADIDLQRSRGRLGVAWLSIPCLDLPMLRQLSEARQRNLLRHWLGDRTRLPDSRHWQGWADLRDAAVDATPVWRLESGELRRHGDQLLWLDAAWGVPWSNQELPWPDARQPLGLPGNGIVRVAGQLPDGRLSIGYRQGGEVLNLPGRGRRDLKRLLQEAGVPEFIRPRLPLLRCDGQVVAVANLPLDPAMGELHWQFSPWLRPVVPD from the coding sequence ATGTCTCTCGAATCCGCCGTGCTGGCACGCCTTGCGGCGTGGCGTGATGCGCCCCTCTGGCGAGTCGCGTATTCCGGTGGCCTCGACTCTTCGGTGCTGCTGCACCTGCTGGCCAGGGCGGCCCGGCACCATCGATTGCCACCGATCCGCGCCGTTCACGTCCACCACGGCTTGCAGACCGTTGCCGATGCCTGGCCGGCCCACTGTCAGCGCTTTTGTGACGAGTTGGGCGTTGCCCTGGATGTGCAGTACGTGCGGGTCGCGCCGGGTGCCAGCCAGGAGCGCGCCGCTCGCGAGGCGCGATATGCGGCCTTTGGCGCATTGATGGTGCCGGGCGAGGCGCTGCTGCTGGCCCAGCACCAGAATGACCAGGCGGAAACCCTGCTCTATCGGTTGCTGCGCGGCGCCGGTGTGCGGGGCCTGACGGCCATGGCGCACAGTCGTCGATTGGGGCCGGGCCATGCCGTCAGGCCACTGCTCGATGTGCCACGCAAGGCGCTCGAGGCCTACGCGGCCGACCACGGGCTGGGTTGGGTGGAAGATCCCTCGAACAGCGACAGTGGCTTTGCCCGCAACTTTCTGCGTCGGGAGATCCTGCCGCGTCTGGCCGATCACTGGCCCGGCGCGTCGGCGGTATTGGCGCGTGCGGCGGCGCATCAGGCCGAGGCCCAAGGCTTGTTGCAGGAGCTTGCCGACATCGACCTGCAGCGCTCGCGAGGGCGCTTGGGTGTGGCCTGGCTGAGCATTCCCTGTCTGGATTTGCCGATGCTGCGCCAGCTTTCCGAGGCCCGTCAGCGCAACCTGCTCAGGCACTGGCTGGGTGACCGGACGCGCCTGCCGGATAGTCGGCATTGGCAGGGCTGGGCTGATCTGCGCGATGCTGCCGTGGATGCAACGCCGGTATGGCGGCTGGAAAGCGGCGAGCTGCGTCGCCACGGCGATCAGCTGCTGTGGCTGGATGCTGCGTGGGGCGTGCCCTGGTCGAATCAGGAACTGCCATGGCCCGATGCTCGGCAGCCCCTCGGGTTGCCTGGTAACGGTATCGTGAGGGTTGCCGGGCAGCTTCCCGATGGACGGCTGAGCATCGGTTACCGGCAGGGTGGGGAAGTGCTCAACCTACCAGGGCGTGGGCGGCGTGATCTCAAGCGCCTGCTGCAGGAGGCTGGCGTGCCCGAGTTCATCCGCCCGCGGCTACCGCTGTTACGCTGCGACGGCCAGGTCGTCGCGGTCGCCAACCTGCCGCTCGACCCGGCCATGGGTGAGCTGCATTGGCAATTCTCCCCGTGGCTGCGGCCAGTCGTGCCAGATTGA
- a CDS encoding CTP synthase: MGKGIASASLAAILEARGLKVTMLKLDPYINVDPGTMSPFQHGEVFVTHDGAETDLDLGHYERFIRTTMTKSNNFTTGRVYEDVLRKERRGDYLGATIQVIPHITDEIKRRIIKGAGDADVAMVEIGGTVGDIESQPFLEAIRQLRVEVGAKRAMLMHLTLVPYIATAGETKTKPTQHSVKELRSIGLQPDVLVCRSDHPIDVSSRRKIALFTNVEERAVISLEDVDTIYKIPGVLHAQGLDDFVVERFGLDCRGADLSEWDRVVDAKLNPEKEVTIAMVGKYMELLDAYKSLIEAMSHAGIQNRTRVNLRYIDSEDIENQGTDLLQGVDAILVPGGFGLRGVEGKITTVKYARENKIPYLGICLGMQVAVIEFARNVLGWSDANSTEFDIASGHPVVGLITEWQDATGATELRTEASDLGGTMRLGAQDCQLLPNSQVHACYGKDVIVERHRHRYEVNNNLLPQLIDAGLKVTGRSGDGALVEVVESADHPWFVACQFHPEFTSTPRDGHPLFSGFVNAALAHQAKKA; this comes from the coding sequence TTGGGGAAAGGCATCGCCTCGGCATCCTTGGCGGCAATCCTGGAGGCGCGGGGCCTGAAGGTCACGATGCTCAAACTGGATCCGTACATCAACGTCGATCCGGGCACCATGAGCCCGTTCCAGCATGGTGAGGTGTTCGTCACCCACGATGGCGCCGAGACCGACCTGGACCTGGGTCACTACGAGCGTTTCATTCGCACCACCATGACCAAGAGCAACAACTTCACCACCGGCCGCGTGTACGAAGACGTGCTGCGCAAGGAGCGTCGGGGTGACTACCTGGGGGCGACCATCCAGGTCATCCCGCACATCACCGACGAGATCAAGCGCCGTATCATCAAGGGTGCCGGCGACGCCGACGTGGCGATGGTCGAGATCGGCGGTACGGTCGGTGACATCGAGTCCCAGCCGTTCCTCGAGGCCATCCGCCAGCTGCGCGTGGAAGTGGGCGCCAAGCGCGCCATGCTGATGCACCTGACCCTGGTGCCGTACATCGCCACCGCCGGCGAGACCAAGACCAAGCCGACCCAGCATTCGGTCAAGGAACTGCGTTCCATCGGCCTGCAGCCCGACGTGCTGGTGTGCCGCTCCGACCACCCGATCGACGTGTCGTCGCGTCGCAAGATCGCCCTGTTCACCAACGTCGAAGAGCGCGCGGTGATCAGCCTGGAAGACGTCGACACCATCTACAAGATCCCCGGCGTGCTACATGCCCAGGGCCTGGACGACTTCGTCGTCGAGCGTTTCGGCCTCGATTGCCGCGGCGCCGACCTCTCCGAGTGGGACCGCGTGGTCGATGCCAAGCTCAACCCGGAAAAAGAAGTCACCATCGCCATGGTCGGCAAGTACATGGAACTGCTGGACGCCTACAAGTCGCTGATCGAAGCGATGAGCCACGCCGGTATCCAGAACCGTACCAGGGTCAACCTGCGCTACATCGATTCCGAGGATATCGAGAACCAGGGCACCGACCTGCTGCAGGGCGTCGATGCGATTCTGGTGCCGGGCGGTTTCGGCCTGCGCGGCGTGGAAGGCAAGATCACCACGGTCAAATATGCCCGCGAGAACAAGATTCCCTACCTGGGTATCTGCCTCGGCATGCAGGTGGCGGTGATCGAGTTCGCCCGTAACGTGCTGGGCTGGAGCGACGCCAACTCCACCGAATTCGATATCGCCAGCGGCCATCCGGTGGTCGGTCTGATCACCGAATGGCAGGACGCCACCGGCGCCACCGAGCTGCGCACCGAGGCCTCCGATCTGGGCGGCACCATGCGCCTGGGCGCCCAGGATTGCCAACTGCTGCCGAACTCCCAGGTGCATGCCTGCTACGGCAAGGACGTGATCGTCGAGCGTCATCGCCATCGTTACGAAGTGAACAACAACCTGCTGCCGCAGCTGATCGACGCCGGCCTCAAGGTTACCGGTCGCTCCGGTGACGGCGCCCTGGTCGAGGTGGTGGAAAGCGCCGACCATCCGTGGTTCGTGGCCTGCCAGTTCCATCCGGAATTCACTTCCACGCCCCGTGACGGTCATCCGCTGTTCAGCGGTTTCGTCAACGCAGCGCTCGCTCATCAAGCTAAGAAGGCCTGA
- the kdsA gene encoding 3-deoxy-8-phosphooctulonate synthase, producing MAQKNVRVGKIDIANDKPFVLFGGINVLESRDLAMRACEEYVRVTDKLGIPYVFKASFDKANRSSVTSFRGPGLEEGMKIFEEVKKTFGVPVITDVHEPYQAQPVADVCDIIQLPAFLSRQTDLVVAMAKTGAVINIKKAQFLAPQEMKHILAKCVEAGNDQLILCERGSSFGYNNLVVDMLGFGIMKAFEYPVFFDVTHALQMPGGRSDSAGGRRAQVTELAKAGMSQGLAGLFLEAHPDPENAKCDGPCALRLDKLEPFLAQLKQLDDLIKSQDPIETA from the coding sequence ATGGCACAGAAAAACGTCCGTGTCGGCAAGATCGACATCGCCAACGACAAGCCTTTCGTGCTGTTCGGCGGCATCAACGTGCTGGAGTCCCGGGATCTGGCCATGCGCGCCTGCGAGGAATACGTACGGGTCACCGACAAGCTCGGTATTCCCTACGTGTTCAAGGCCAGCTTCGACAAGGCCAACCGCTCCTCGGTGACCTCTTTCCGCGGCCCCGGCCTGGAAGAGGGCATGAAGATCTTCGAGGAGGTGAAGAAGACCTTTGGCGTGCCGGTGATCACCGATGTGCACGAACCCTACCAGGCGCAACCGGTGGCCGATGTCTGCGACATCATCCAGCTGCCGGCCTTCCTGTCCCGGCAGACCGACCTGGTGGTCGCCATGGCCAAGACCGGTGCGGTGATCAATATCAAGAAGGCGCAGTTTCTCGCTCCCCAGGAGATGAAACATATTCTCGCCAAGTGTGTCGAAGCCGGGAACGATCAGTTGATCCTCTGCGAGCGCGGCTCCTCCTTCGGGTACAACAATCTGGTGGTGGACATGCTCGGCTTCGGCATCATGAAGGCCTTCGAGTACCCGGTGTTCTTCGATGTCACCCATGCCCTGCAGATGCCGGGTGGTCGCTCGGATTCCGCGGGCGGTCGTCGCGCCCAGGTCACCGAGCTGGCCAAGGCCGGCATGAGTCAGGGCCTGGCGGGCTTGTTCCTCGAGGCGCATCCGGACCCGGAAAACGCCAAGTGCGACGGCCCCTGTGCGCTGCGTCTGGACAAGCTGGAGCCGTTCCTCGCCCAGCTCAAGCAGCTGGATGATCTGATCAAGAGTCAGGATCCGATCGAAACCGCCTGA
- the eno gene encoding phosphopyruvate hydratase has product MAKIVDIKGREVLDSRGNPTVEADVILDNGIVGSACAPSGASTGSREALELRDGDKSRYLGKGVLKAVANINGPIRDALLGKDPVDQKALDKTMIELDGTDNKAKLGANAILAVSLAAAKAAAQDQDLPLYAHIANLNGTPGQYSMPVPMMNIINGGEHADNNVDIQEFMVQPVGAKTFSDGLRMGTEIFHHLKAVLKARGLSTAVGDEGGFAPNLASNEDALSAIAEAVANAGYKLGSDVTLALDCAASEFFEDGKYNLSGEGKSFDAEGFAEYLKGLTERFPIISIEDGLDESDWAGWKILTDKIGAKVQLVGDDLFVTNTKILKEGIDKGIGNSILIKFNQIGSLTETLEAIQMAKAAGFTAVISHRSGETEDSTIADLAVGTAAGQIKTGSLCRSDRVSKYNQLLRIEEQLGAKAPYRGRGEFRG; this is encoded by the coding sequence ATGGCAAAGATCGTCGACATCAAGGGTCGTGAGGTTCTCGACTCCCGTGGCAACCCCACCGTGGAAGCGGACGTAATCCTCGACAACGGCATCGTTGGCAGCGCCTGTGCCCCGTCGGGTGCCTCCACCGGTTCGCGCGAAGCGCTGGAACTGCGTGATGGCGACAAGAGCCGTTACCTGGGCAAGGGCGTGCTGAAAGCCGTGGCCAACATCAATGGCCCGATCCGCGATGCGCTGCTGGGCAAGGATCCGGTTGACCAGAAAGCCCTCGACAAAACCATGATCGAGCTCGACGGTACCGATAACAAGGCCAAGCTGGGCGCCAACGCCATCCTCGCCGTGTCCCTGGCCGCCGCCAAGGCGGCTGCCCAGGATCAGGACCTGCCGCTGTACGCGCACATCGCCAACCTCAATGGCACCCCGGGTCAGTACTCCATGCCGGTGCCGATGATGAACATCATCAACGGTGGCGAGCATGCCGACAACAACGTCGACATCCAGGAATTCATGGTCCAGCCGGTTGGCGCCAAGACCTTCTCCGACGGCCTGCGCATGGGCACCGAAATCTTCCACCACCTCAAGGCCGTGCTCAAGGCCCGTGGCCTGAGCACCGCGGTAGGTGACGAAGGTGGTTTCGCGCCCAACCTGGCTTCCAACGAAGACGCCCTGTCGGCGATTGCCGAAGCCGTCGCCAATGCCGGCTACAAGCTGGGCAGCGACGTGACCCTGGCCCTGGACTGCGCGGCTTCGGAGTTCTTTGAGGACGGCAAGTACAACCTGTCCGGTGAAGGCAAGTCGTTCGACGCCGAAGGTTTCGCCGAGTACCTCAAGGGCCTGACCGAGCGCTTCCCGATCATTTCCATCGAAGACGGCCTGGACGAATCCGACTGGGCAGGCTGGAAGATTCTCACCGACAAGATCGGCGCCAAGGTTCAGTTGGTCGGCGACGACCTGTTCGTGACCAACACCAAGATCCTCAAGGAAGGCATCGACAAGGGCATCGGTAACTCGATCCTGATCAAGTTCAACCAGATCGGCTCGCTGACCGAAACCCTGGAAGCCATTCAAATGGCCAAGGCCGCCGGCTTCACCGCGGTGATCTCGCATCGCTCGGGCGAAACCGAAGACAGCACCATCGCCGACCTGGCCGTGGGTACTGCCGCTGGTCAGATCAAGACCGGTTCGCTGTGCCGTTCCGATCGTGTATCCAAGTACAACCAGCTGCTGCGTATCGAAGAGCAGCTGGGCGCCAAGGCGCCGTACCGCGGTCGCGGCGAGTTCCGCGGCTGA
- the ftsB gene encoding cell division protein FtsB, with protein MRSPYWLFLVLILVLAGLQYRLWVGEGSLAQVTELQQEIADQQGENERLLERNRILEAEVMELKKGMETVEERARHELGMVKEGETLYQLAE; from the coding sequence ATGCGTAGTCCCTACTGGCTTTTTCTCGTTCTGATCCTCGTGCTTGCAGGCCTGCAGTATCGCCTGTGGGTGGGCGAGGGCAGCCTGGCCCAGGTGACCGAGCTGCAGCAGGAGATCGCCGACCAGCAGGGCGAGAACGAACGCCTGCTCGAACGCAACCGCATTCTCGAAGCCGAGGTGATGGAGCTGAAGAAGGGCATGGAAACCGTCGAGGAGCGTGCCCGTCATGAGCTGGGTATGGTCAAGGAGGGCGAAACCCTCTATCAGTTGGCTGAATGA
- the ispD gene encoding 2-C-methyl-D-erythritol 4-phosphate cytidylyltransferase, whose translation MNTPDLPSFWAVIPAAGIGSRMRADKPKQYLQLAGKSILEHTLHCFLDHPCLRGLVVSLAEGDPFWPSLDCARDGRIHTAAGGAERADSVLNALLRLSELGAAEQDWVLVHDAARPNLAQSDLDLLLAELADDVVGGLLAVPARDTLKRVDSDGRVRETIDRSAIWQAYTPQMFRLGALHQALAEALVSDVAVTDEASAMEWAGQAPRLIEGRADNLKVTRPEDLHYLERLWRGRH comes from the coding sequence ATGAACACACCTGATCTGCCGTCGTTCTGGGCGGTGATTCCGGCCGCCGGCATCGGCAGCCGCATGCGTGCCGACAAGCCCAAGCAATACCTGCAGCTGGCCGGCAAGAGCATTCTCGAACACACCCTCCACTGTTTTCTCGATCACCCTTGTCTGCGAGGCCTAGTGGTCAGTCTGGCCGAGGGCGATCCGTTCTGGCCATCTCTCGATTGCGCCCGCGATGGGCGAATCCATACCGCCGCCGGTGGCGCCGAACGCGCCGACTCGGTGCTCAATGCCTTGCTTCGCCTGAGCGAGCTGGGCGCCGCTGAGCAGGACTGGGTGCTGGTGCACGATGCCGCACGGCCCAACCTGGCGCAGTCCGATCTCGATCTTCTGCTGGCTGAATTGGCCGACGATGTCGTGGGCGGGCTACTCGCGGTGCCGGCCCGCGATACCCTCAAGCGCGTGGACAGTGATGGCCGGGTGCGCGAAACCATCGATCGTTCGGCGATCTGGCAGGCCTACACGCCGCAGATGTTCCGCCTCGGCGCCTTGCACCAGGCACTGGCCGAAGCCCTGGTATCGGATGTCGCGGTCACCGACGAGGCCTCGGCCATGGAATGGGCCGGGCAGGCGCCGCGGCTGATCGAAGGCCGGGCGGACAACCTCAAGGTCACCCGCCCGGAAGACCTGCACTATCTGGAGCGCCTCTGGCGAGGCCGCCACTGA